The Solea solea chromosome 19, fSolSol10.1, whole genome shotgun sequence genome has a window encoding:
- the LOC131446064 gene encoding phospholipase A2-like yields the protein MKTLQTLTLLAVGLSVAQGSEENALHQFRKMILCLLPNSWPILDYADYGCYCGKGGCGTPVDDLDRCCQVHDNCYGEAEKLAECNFYQYPYNTLYKYQCDKENKTLTCNSDNCKCAMFVCECDRKAAECFSRSPYNPKYKHLPEERCHC from the exons CTCTCTGTCG CCCAGGGTTCAGAGGAGAATGCACTCCACCAGTTCAGAAAAATGATCCTGTGCTTGTTGCCGAACAGCTGGCCTATTTTGGACTATGCCGACTACGGCTGCTACTGTGGAAAAGGAGGCTGCGGAACGCCTGTGGATGATCTGGACAG GTGCTGCCAAGTGCACGACAACTGTTACGGAGAAGCTGAGAAACTGGCTGAATGCAACTTCTACCAATATCCTTACAACACGTTATACAAGTACCAgtgtgacaaagaaaacaagaccCTCACCTGCAACA GCGACAACTGTAAATGTGCGATGTTCGTCTGCGAGTGTGACAGGAAGGCTGCAGAGTGCTTCTCCAGATCTCCCTACAATCCCAAGTACAAGCACCTGCCCGAGGAGCGGTGCCATTGTTAA